The genomic interval GCTTTACCCCGGGCGCTTCGATGTAGACGCCACACGCGATGCAATCGGTTCGGGCGCAGTGTGGCAGGCACTGCGCGATGGGGCAAGCCTCGATCAGATCGAGCGTATCGCGACGGCTGAGAATAACGCCTTCGCACCGTTGCGGGAAAAGTATTTGCGCTATTGACTGCCAGAAGTCCGGCCCGCTTTGGATTGGCACCACAAGAACCGCGGGGGGTGAATCGCTACCGTGGCACAGTCGTGACAATCATATTGAACAGCTTATCCAAATCTTCTTCAAGCTTGACTCCGTCAAACGGGTCGCGGTTCGCACCGAACGCAGCGTCGAGTTCGTCCCAGTCATCTTTCGTGAGAAATCGCCGGGCAGCGGGCAAGATCAGATCTTCCTCCATTCGCCTGTGATCAGACGAGAAATTTGCGTACTCATCCACCAGACACTTGAGCGACGCGCACGTAGTGCCTCCGCCCAACTCGTAACGAGTCAGCGCGTGTTCCAGTTTCCGTACCTGTATATCACCCTGAACATGTTGGCCTTCGAGTTTGTCGATGACCTCATCGAGTTCATGCGTACGTTCCCGCAACCGGACAAAAAGGAACCGATCCTCTTTCGGATGATGAACCTGCTGCGGATATTCGCGGATGTAATAAAGCATGGCTCGGAGTATGACGAGGTCCTGTGTACCACTCCCTATTTCCAGCGTGCTGACGAACTCCTGCATTCCCCGGTTCACAGTCGCCAACTGCTCATGCTCTCTCAGAATCACCTCAACGGCGCCTCGCCGCCCCCATGCAGACATTTCAATCTCCTCTGCTGTAGATACCCGACGAGAAAGCAATCAAACAATTGAAGCGCGGCTCGTTGCCCAGCGTCAGGCAGACCACGCGCCGATTAATGCGGGAGTAGATCACATGCAATGCGTTGGTTCGCAACTGCGCAACCAATCGCAACGTAGTTGCCCAATGTGGAGCATTCTGTCTCATACGTCTCCATGTACTTCGCTTATGATTTCGTAGCCGTCTTCAACCACTCTCCAGTTGCTTACGCCGTACGCATGTTCAAACTCGTCAATTGTCCGTCTCACCTCGACAACACCAGTGACAACAGGGTCCCAGGACGGCAACCAGAGCGGCGACTCTACAGGGGAGTAACCATTGGATTGCCCGTTCAGGCGTGCACAGACAAGATGGGGCCGACCAAAGTGTCCCGCCTCATCATTTCGCGTGTTCTTGCGAGATCATCGCCGACCATCACCTCTTGCGTTCATTGGGCAGCTGCTCGGCAACTCAGGTCTCTCCATATCCCTCAGTCAGCAACAACGACGCGACTTCAACAAGTCATGAACGTACAGCGACGGGAACAGCCGGTTCCAGTAGATATTCACCGGCTTCAATTTGCCTAGTAGCCTGACGCAGGCGGCGACCGTAAGAAGCCGTTGGGCCGCCACCTATGGCTACCGCAACGTTCACCGCGTCGAAAAGTTCGCTGCTCGTTGCGCCTGCACTTATGGCATCCGCCACATGATGGGCGATACATGTGTCCTCGCGAAGTGCGATCGCGATACCGAGTGCGATGAGTTTCTGCAACTTCAAGGGCTCTGCGCCGGATGCAAGCGCCCGTTCGAGTGAGTCGATATTCATCGCGATACTCCTCCTGCGACTTGCCTGCGGGAATAGTGCTCCGCCTGGCGTACATTGCCGGTCTCGCATAATCAGCGGCGATTGCCATATCTGACTATCTCCGCGCTCATCCGCTGCGGTCCGCCTACTGCCAAATAGTTGAGGGCATAAGCGGCGAAACTGTCCTTCCATCTCAGAGTAGATCAGACAGATACCGCGACATTGAGGTACATCAATAATCCTCTAGCGCGTGAAAGCGTCCTTCAACGCGCCCAACCGATGCACATATGCAATCGAGTTATTGAGCCGAGACGCCTTTAGTTCGTGCGCAGCAGAGCCGTCTACGTCGTCGATCGTGCTGTTCGATTTACCGGGGATACAAGCTGATCTGCCCCTGGGACTCCATGCGCCCGCCTGGGTGATGCAAGCGACAGTTCAGCGGCGCTAGTCAAGTATGGGCATTTTTGCCCCGCTTGGGGCGCCTGAAGCGGAGCCTGTGCTCGCTAAGTGCAACGCTCCAGTCGATCCGCACCACGACGAAGACGAGGGACAGGAGTGCCAACTGGGTGAGAACGAAGTAGGCTCCCAGGTATCCTCCATCGAGATCCAGTTCCGGGTCCAGATACGAGTGTGCGACCTGTGCGAAATGTGTCCAGACCGCGTAGCTCGCGAGGCGTCCGAAGAAGAAAGGCACGCCGATTAACCACAGTCTTAGCCTCGTAAGCCCGTATGCGATGAACAGATAGTTCGATGGAAATGGACTGAATGCATACAGCAGCAGCGCACCGGCAGTCACCGCTTTCCTCTTTTCCAGCCAGACCTTCACGACATCAATGTTTTGCCGGTCGGCCTCACGCATTAGATGACCGCGTACGAGCCATGTGGAACATCGCGCAAGAATCAGACGCCCCATCGTGGCCGCACAGGCGGCAATTACGGCAAGCAGCAAGGGGTTCTGATCTGGCTGGTTGAATCCTATCCACGACATCGCCATCCACGTGGGAGGGGCGAAGGCCGGAATGACGTTGAGCAGCAAAATGGCTGCGAAGAGTAGCGCCATCATGATCACAGAAACATCTCCGGTTTTCCTTCTATCTGCGGCTTCAGGCGCTTAGCAACGCGACCAGTCCGAACAGCCGCGCCAGGGCGGGTACGGTCATGAGAAGCAGAAGCCCCGTGCCAACGACACCTAGTACAACCCAGAGGTAGCGATTCCGCTGTCGTGCGCGTGCATAGGCCCGCGGCTGAGGAAGTAAGCGGATCACGAAGATCAAAGCCACATTACACGCCACGAGCGCCATGAACGACACTGTGCGTGAGAAAGTAAGGTCGTAGCTGAGGCTCAGCAAGGCTGCATACAGACCGAGCATCAGCATGGCGGCTAACGCGCCCGCCATTGCCGCTTTTCCCAATGTGCTGTTCGACAGAAGACGCGCGCCGGCACGGCGCGGTGGCATATGCATCAGGTTCTCGCGTTCCGGCTCGTTCTCGAACACGATCGAGCAGACGGGGTTGATAATCAGCTCGAGAAAGACGATATGAACGGGCGCGAGCAACGGAGGCCAGCCGACGAAAACCGGAATCATGGCTGCGGCGATCATCGGAATATGAACAGCGACCGTATAGCTGATTGCCTGCAGGAGATTGACGTAAATATGTCTTCCTAGTCGGATCGCCGACACGATCGGCGCGAAGTCGTCACGCAGCAAGACCAGCGATGCCACCTCGCGCGCGACTTCGGCGCCGCGCAGTCCCATCGCAATGCCGATGTGCGCCGCCTTAAGCGCGGGCGCGTCGTTTACACCGTCGCCCGTCATCGCCACCACCTGATCACTTTCCCTGAACGCATTGACGAGCCGCAATTTTTGCTCTGGCTTGACACGTGCAAACACGTCCACGTTCGTTATGGCCTCGCGAAGCCGCGCGTCATTCATCGCAGCCACTTCCTGGCCAGTCACGATCCGCGTGCCGTCGATACCGACTTCAGTCGCAATAGCCCGCGCCGTCGACGGATAATCGCCGGTAATCATCACCACACGGATGCCGGCGGCCTGGCATGCGGCGATAGCGCCCGCGGCCTCTGGCCGGACCGGATCCAGCAACCCGGCCAGCCCTACGAAAGAGAACTCGAAGTCGTGCTGCTTTTCCGGCCAGCCGGAATGTGAGTGCCGTGCCTTGGCCACCCCAAGCACCCGCAGTCCACCCGACGCCATTTGCGCCGCCTCATCAAGAACAGTCTGCGTATCCCGTTCGTCCAGACGACACAAGGCACAGACCGCTTCTGGCGCGCCCTTGCAGGCCACGGCGTGATGATCGAGTTCAGGCGCGTGCCATGCGTGGGACATGGCCGGCAATTCCGGTGTCAGCGCGTATTCATGAACCAGGGACCAGTCGTCGTGGAGCCGTCCGGTGCCGGCGAGTTCAACCCGGCCTGTTTCGTGAAATGCCCGCTCCATTGGATCGATCGGTTCGATTTCGCTGGCGAGCACCAGATACTCGATGAGTTCGTGATACGCCTCGTCGATCCGTTGCGTCGTCGGATCGATGACCTGCCGTTTTCCTTGCGCAGACAGCACGCGCACGGACATGCGGTTTTGCGTCAATGTGCCCGTCTTGTCGACGCACAGCACCGAGGTCTGGCCGAGCGTTTCGATGGCGCTCATACGGCGTGTCAGCACGCCTTCACTGGCGATTCGGCGAGCCCCAAGTGCCATGAAAACGGTCAGTATCACCGGAATCTCTTCGGGAAGAATCCCCATGGCCAGCGTGATTCCCGCGAGCACGCCCGGAAGCCATTCCCCGGAGCGCAAGCGATAGGCCACGACGAGCAGCAGACACAGTATGATCGCGGCCAACGTAAAGCGATTGACGAAGGTTCTCGTTTCCAGTTGCAGCGGCGAGCGGGCTTCCGTAATGCCGGTCAACGACTTGCCAATGCGACCAAGCTTCGTATTCGCCCCCGTCGCCGTCACGATCATCTGCCCCTGACCCTGCACCACCATCGACCCGAAAATAAGCTGTCCGCCAGGATCCTCCTCTGCACGTGCATCGGCTCGTGCCACGGACTTGCTCACCGAAACGGACTCGCCTGTCAGTAGCGACTCGTCTACGCTCAGTTCGTGAGCCTCCGTCACTGAACCGTCGGCCGGCACACGCGCGCCTTCCCGGACGAAAACCAGGTCGCCCGGCACCAGTTCGGCGGCGGCAACGAGTTGCCGCTGCCCGTCCCGCAGTACTTGCGCACGGGGCGCGGACAGCTCGCGAAGAGAGTCGAGCACCCGCGCCGTACGATGGCTTTGAAAGACCGTCAGAAAGACAATTGCGGCGACAAACGCGAGAAGCGCGAGCGCCTCCGACACATCTCCAAGCAGAAAATAGATGCCGGTTGCGCCGAGGAGTAGAAGAAACATGGGCTCACGGAGCCCCTCTCCCAGCGTTTGCCACCAGGTGCGGCGAACCTTTGAGTCCACGATGTTTCGACCGAAGCGGGCGCGCGACTCCTCCACCTGCCGGCTCGACAGTCCACGCTTCCTCTCGGCGTGCGCGAGCGGCGGTGCCGATCCGATGTGGCCAGAGCTTATGTCCGGAACGGATTGAACGGAACTCGTCTGCATTGTGGCGCCGATCAGTAAGCAGATTGAGTAACGGAATGGGACGCTTAGGAACGCTTATGGACGAGCCGCATTCGGACAGCTTCTACAGATGCGCAGGACTCCGTGACGATCCGGATCTTCCCAGTAGAAACGTAAATCGGCGCCACCATGTGCGGGCACCTGGATCTTTCTGGTTTCCGTGACGTGACGCGTTTGCGCTCCAATCTGGTAGCGCCCTGCCGGTAGCCGGACAAACAGGAACGGGCCCTCTGTACGAACGGACAGGACGGGTCGCCCGGCGCCCGACGTGATCGTTACGTCGATGTCGGACAGATAGTTGCCTGTCTTCGACGCGAACGTCATGCGAAGGTTGTAGCTCGACGCTGCGGCGCGAAATGCCTGAACTTCGTCTTCGCCCACACCGCCGGTTATGTAGGAGACGCCGTTTTTCGAAGCAGGTTGCGGTACCGATTGTGCGAGCGCAGGACTGTTTGCACAGATGCAGACAAGGAAAAGTAGAAACAGGGAAAGAAGCTGGGAAAGACGGGCGTTCCTGAACATGGCAATTCTCGATATGTGAACTTTCGGCAAAGCAGGCGACCGAAGCTGTGGTTTTTTGGCGCCTCGACCAGGCGCGGTCAAACCGCTGCCGCCAGATGCCCAGCGCGGGCAACGTATCCACTTTCAGAATGACGCCAGGCGAACTCGCAGGCGTTGACGTACATCAAGCAGCGGACTTCCGGGTGAAATAGCCTGAAGTCAGCGATCCTTATTGCGGTGCTGCTCGGCCGAAGATCTGACTGTCGGATACCCGGAGGTGGATGGTGATCAAGCTGATTCCAGGGCGGTGGGGCATCCCGGGTGCACTTCTGATATTTGTGTCCTCCGTTGTCGTAGCCAGGGATCTGGCGACGATCGAAACGCATACCCAGCGATATGGTTCTTACATCGCCATTTCCGCTTACGAAGATCCTCTCGTAAGCGGCGTGACCTGCTACGTATCGGAGTCGCAGTCCGACGGCGCACTGGGAAGCGGACGCGTTACCCATGGGGCAGACCAAACTGCTTCCTGCCATCAGACCGGCAACATCCGCATTGCCGAAACTGTTCCCAAGCAGGCGCAGGTATTCACGGCCGAGTCAGATCCAGCCTTCGACTCGCTCCATATAATCCGGGTACTGGACGCTGAACGTCACTCGCTTGTCTATTTCACGTACAACGAAGACGAGGTTGCGGGTGACTTGCCGGGCCGCATCGACGTAATACGGTTGCCAGCAGGTCCCAGGATGCCCACCAGATAGGCAAATGTTCGCGCCAATCTGGCCGGAACGCCGGGATCACAACTGCTGATCCACGTGGAAGCTGAGCGTGGGCAGTGCCACGCGTGTAGGTCCAGCGCCGACGTTTGCCGGTCATCGCAAGCCCGTTCGGTGCCGGGCCAGTCGCTCATCGCTTGCTCGCAACCGTCGGCCGCCAAGGCCACTATTTCAAGGAAGTTTTTACGCGCATCCGAAGGCATCGATAGTCAAACGCTAACCTGCTTTCGTGCCGCGTCAGTCTCGGCAAGTGAGCAATGCCGGCACCACACCTGTCCCGGCGACTCGATCCCTTCTGCTCGACAGGATCCCGGCGCGCGTGCACATGCAGCGATCATTTGCGCACCGGTGTGTCGCATTTCCGGCACCGCCGCAGGGCATTTTAAGTAAAAGCTAAAGAAGTTTTTTGACCAGTCGATAGCGTGATCAGGGACCTTCTCTCCCGCCGTCGGACCCGCTCGGGTCCGACGCTTCTGCACCGGAGAAACGCAGTGACACGCCTCGCCTACCGCACCCCGCGCGACAGCTTTCCAACCCGGCAACCGCGGCCATGAAACGCAATCTGCTCGTCCACCTGCTCGGACGTCTGCGCGTAGGCCGCAAGCTGCTGCTGATCTATCTGCTCGACCTGAGCGCGGTGGTGTTCATTAGCGGCATTCTGATCCACGAAAAGTACATCGCGATCGACTTCTCCGACAAGGAGTTGGTCGGCAACGCGTATATCGCGGCCGCGCAAGACGCGCTGACCGGTTTCGCACTCGCCGGGGCCGGGCGCCAGCAAAGCGCGGCGCAATTGCAGCAGACCGCCGGCAAGCTCGCCGACGCAGAGCGCAGGTTCGGGGAGCACATGCAAAGTGCGGCACTCAATCAACGGGTACGCGACGCGCTCCTCGCCAGCGCGTCGCCGCATGCGGATGCCGCGACGCTCGACGGTGGACTCGAAGCGACCCGTGCACTGGTGACACGGGTCGGTAACCAGTCGAACCTGATTCTGGACCCCGACCTCGACAGCTACTATGCAATGTCTCTGTCGATTCTGCGCTATCCGGAACTGCTCAGCGACGTCGACCGGATAGGCCGTCATCTCCACGACGCCGGTGCGAAATCGCGCACTGTGCCGATGGGCCGCGACGAGATGCGCACCCGCTACCTGGTACTCGAAGGGCAACTCGATGCGGTTTTACAGGGTCTGCGTTCGGACTACGCGGAGGCCTCGGCCGCGAACGGCACGCTGACCCGCACGATCGGTCCGTCTATAGAACGACTGCTCGCCGCCATCGATTCATATCGGCGCGTGGCCGGCGCAGCGGTCGACGCCGGTGGCGACGTGCCCGAACTCGCGACGCTCGATGCCGCCCAACAGCGCGTGGTGATAAGCGTCAGCGACGCATGGAGCATCACCAGCAGTCAGCTCGAACGGCTGCTGCATGAGCGCGTGCGCGGCCTTTTTGAACGCATGTGGCTGCACCTTGGCACTGCCCTGTTCTTGCTGTGCGCGATCCTGAGCATGGTATATGCGGTCGCCCAGCAAATCTCCCGACCGCTGCGCGAGCTCGCGCGCGTGATGGATACCGTGCGCCGGACCGGCGACCACTCATTGCGTGCAGACTGGCACAGTCAGGATGAGATTGGCCGACTCGTGCGCGGCTTTAACGACATGCTCGCGCAGCTCGGCCGCGAACGCGACATACAGAAGGAGCTCGCGGCAACGGCTCGCGCGTCCGCCGCCCAATACGCGCTGGTGGAGGCGACGCCCGTGCCGATGGTGGTCACGGCGATCCCGGGCCATGAGGTGTTGCATGCGAACCGCCCGGCACTTGCGTGGCTCAACGGCTGCACGGTCGACCCGTGGGGCTACGGGCTCGACTCCGAGGTCCGGGCGCGCTTTTTCCAGCAACTGTCGGACCGCGATGCCGTCGACGAATTCGAGGTGCGCTGGAAAGCCAGCAACGAACCCAGCTGGGCGATGCTGTCGGCGCGAAGACTCGCCTTTCAGGGACGTGATGCGGTATTGACCGCATTCACACCGATCAACCAGATCAAGTCGATGGAGCAGCGCCTCGAATTGTGGGGCAAGGTGTTCGAGGCATCGTCGGAAGCCATTCTGATTCTCGACGCACAGCGACGCCTCGTGACCGCGAACGCGTCGTTCTATCGGGCCACCGGCTATCGCGCCGACGATGTCGCAGGTAAGGAGCCCGCCTTCCTTAGCGGCGCGCACGTGCAGGGCGACCTGCTCGCGGCCGTGATCGATTCGGTGGATCGTCAGAGCGCGTGGCATGGCGAAGCAAACGTGCGGCGGCGCGCGGGGAGCGATTACCCGGCGTGGCTGATGATTAGCGCCGTGCGCGACCGGCGCGCGAGCCTTTCGCACTACATCTGCACGTTGATCGACATCACCGATCGAAAGAAGAGCGAAGCTCGCATTCAGTTCCTCGCCGAACATGACCTCCTGACCGAATTACCGAACCGCGCGCTGTTCATGAAGCGCCTGCGTGCGGTACTCGATCACGCCCGCGTCGCGGATCACCGCGTCGCCGTGCTGTTCATCGATCTGGACCGTTTCAAGCACGTCAACGATTCGCTGGGTCATCACATTGGCGACAGCCTGTTGCGCTCGGTGTCGAGGCGTCTCGTTCGGGCCGTGCGCGCCGACGATACCGTGAGCCGCCTCAGCGGCGACGAGTTCACGATCATCCTCAACGGCGTCAGCGGCGCGGCCGAGGTCGGCCGCACCATCGAGGACCGTCTGCTGCCGCTGATGCGTCAACCGCATGAACTCGATGGCATGGCGCTGCCGGTGTCGTGCAGTGTCGGCGTCGCGCTGTTCCCCGACGATGGCGAGGACATCGAGACGCTGATGCAGAATGCCGATGCCGCCATGTATCAGGCCAAAGGCGCTGGCCGCAACCTCGTCAAGTTCTTCACCCCTGACATGGCCGAACGCGCGCTTCACCGGGCGCAGCTTGAGGCGTCTTTGCGCAACGCGATTGCGATGGACGAGTTCCGGCTGGAGTATCAGCCGTGCATCGACGCCCGCACCGGCGAACTGGTCGCCGTGGAAGGGCTGCTGCGCTGGCACAACCCGCGGCTCGGCAAGGTGTCGCCCGCGGAATTTATTCCGATCGCGGAAGAAAGCCGGCTGATCATCTCGATGGGCGCGTGGGTGATAGAACAAGCGTGCCGCCAGATTGCGGAGTGGAACGACGAAGGCCTCGCCCCGCTACGCGTGTCGATCAACGTGTCCGCGATCCAGTTGCGCGACCCGAACCTGATCGGCATGCTCGCAACCAGTCTCGAGCGCAATCGCGTCGCCCCCGAACGGCTCGAACTCGAGATCACCGAGACGGTGCTGATGGATAGCGCGGAGCATTATGAATCGACGGTGGCCGGCATCCGCAAGCTTGGCATCAAGCTATCGCTCGACGATTTCGGCGTCGGTTACTCGAGCCTCAGCTATCTGAACCGGTTTCCGCTGGATCGCCTCAAGATCGACCGGGCGTTCGTGAAAGACATGCTCGACGCGCCGGCCGATCTCGCGATCATTCGCGCGATCATCGAACTCGGGCACGAACTCGGGTTACGAGTGGTCGCGGAGGGGGTTGAGAGCGAGCATCAGGCGCAGATCCTGCGCAACATCGGTTGCGACGAGTTACAGGGTTTCCTGTTCTCCCCGTCGCTGTCGCCTGCCGATCTGGGTTCGTG from Paraburkholderia phytofirmans PsJN carries:
- a CDS encoding cation-translocating P-type ATPase; translation: MQTSSVQSVPDISSGHIGSAPPLAHAERKRGLSSRQVEESRARFGRNIVDSKVRRTWWQTLGEGLREPMFLLLLGATGIYFLLGDVSEALALLAFVAAIVFLTVFQSHRTARVLDSLRELSAPRAQVLRDGQRQLVAAAELVPGDLVFVREGARVPADGSVTEAHELSVDESLLTGESVSVSKSVARADARAEEDPGGQLIFGSMVVQGQGQMIVTATGANTKLGRIGKSLTGITEARSPLQLETRTFVNRFTLAAIILCLLLVVAYRLRSGEWLPGVLAGITLAMGILPEEIPVILTVFMALGARRIASEGVLTRRMSAIETLGQTSVLCVDKTGTLTQNRMSVRVLSAQGKRQVIDPTTQRIDEAYHELIEYLVLASEIEPIDPMERAFHETGRVELAGTGRLHDDWSLVHEYALTPELPAMSHAWHAPELDHHAVACKGAPEAVCALCRLDERDTQTVLDEAAQMASGGLRVLGVAKARHSHSGWPEKQHDFEFSFVGLAGLLDPVRPEAAGAIAACQAAGIRVVMITGDYPSTARAIATEVGIDGTRIVTGQEVAAMNDARLREAITNVDVFARVKPEQKLRLVNAFRESDQVVAMTGDGVNDAPALKAAHIGIAMGLRGAEVAREVASLVLLRDDFAPIVSAIRLGRHIYVNLLQAISYTVAVHIPMIAAAMIPVFVGWPPLLAPVHIVFLELIINPVCSIVFENEPERENLMHMPPRRAGARLLSNSTLGKAAMAGALAAMLMLGLYAALLSLSYDLTFSRTVSFMALVACNVALIFVIRLLPQPRAYARARQRNRYLWVVLGVVGTGLLLLMTVPALARLFGLVALLSA
- a CDS encoding EAL domain-containing protein, with product MKRNLLVHLLGRLRVGRKLLLIYLLDLSAVVFISGILIHEKYIAIDFSDKELVGNAYIAAAQDALTGFALAGAGRQQSAAQLQQTAGKLADAERRFGEHMQSAALNQRVRDALLASASPHADAATLDGGLEATRALVTRVGNQSNLILDPDLDSYYAMSLSILRYPELLSDVDRIGRHLHDAGAKSRTVPMGRDEMRTRYLVLEGQLDAVLQGLRSDYAEASAANGTLTRTIGPSIERLLAAIDSYRRVAGAAVDAGGDVPELATLDAAQQRVVISVSDAWSITSSQLERLLHERVRGLFERMWLHLGTALFLLCAILSMVYAVAQQISRPLRELARVMDTVRRTGDHSLRADWHSQDEIGRLVRGFNDMLAQLGRERDIQKELAATARASAAQYALVEATPVPMVVTAIPGHEVLHANRPALAWLNGCTVDPWGYGLDSEVRARFFQQLSDRDAVDEFEVRWKASNEPSWAMLSARRLAFQGRDAVLTAFTPINQIKSMEQRLELWGKVFEASSEAILILDAQRRLVTANASFYRATGYRADDVAGKEPAFLSGAHVQGDLLAAVIDSVDRQSAWHGEANVRRRAGSDYPAWLMISAVRDRRASLSHYICTLIDITDRKKSEARIQFLAEHDLLTELPNRALFMKRLRAVLDHARVADHRVAVLFIDLDRFKHVNDSLGHHIGDSLLRSVSRRLVRAVRADDTVSRLSGDEFTIILNGVSGAAEVGRTIEDRLLPLMRQPHELDGMALPVSCSVGVALFPDDGEDIETLMQNADAAMYQAKGAGRNLVKFFTPDMAERALHRAQLEASLRNAIAMDEFRLEYQPCIDARTGELVAVEGLLRWHNPRLGKVSPAEFIPIAEESRLIISMGAWVIEQACRQIAEWNDEGLAPLRVSINVSAIQLRDPNLIGMLATSLERNRVAPERLELEITETVLMDSAEHYESTVAGIRKLGIKLSLDDFGVGYSSLSYLNRFPLDRLKIDRAFVKDMLDAPADLAIIRAIIELGHELGLRVVAEGVESEHQAQILRNIGCDELQGFLFSPSLSPADLGSWSSMRMVA
- a CDS encoding hemerythrin domain-containing protein — protein: MSAWGRRGAVEVILREHEQLATVNRGMQEFVSTLEIGSGTQDLVILRAMLYYIREYPQQVHHPKEDRFLFVRLRERTHELDEVIDKLEGQHVQGDIQVRKLEHALTRYELGGGTTCASLKCLVDEYANFSSDHRRMEEDLILPAARRFLTKDDWDELDAAFGANRDPFDGVKLEEDLDKLFNMIVTTVPR
- a CDS encoding CreA family protein, which gives rise to MVIKLIPGRWGIPGALLIFVSSVVVARDLATIETHTQRYGSYIAISAYEDPLVSGVTCYVSESQSDGALGSGRVTHGADQTASCHQTGNIRIAETVPKQAQVFTAESDPAFDSLHIIRVLDAERHSLVYFTYNEDEVAGDLPGRIDVIRLPAGPRMPTR
- a CDS encoding carboxymuconolactone decarboxylase family protein — encoded protein: MNIDSLERALASGAEPLKLQKLIALGIAIALREDTCIAHHVADAISAGATSSELFDAVNVAVAIGGGPTASYGRRLRQATRQIEAGEYLLEPAVPVAVRS